agaggatgaaaagagtaaaagCATGATAATAGTTATTATACTGTACTTATCCTTTAATTTAAATCAGCATTTGAATCCCAAAGGTGGACCAAGACTATCAGATCAGAAACCATAAGCAGACAACCAATTCAGTAGCTAGTTAGACATATAAGATATCCAAATATCGTACAAAGAAAAGAAACCATAAGCAGACAATGATACACTAGCTGCCTAGCTGCCGTCAATTTACATTGACACCAATATTtatattgcaaaaaaaaatttggttagGTGCCAAACTGCAGCTAGTGTACGGGTATGAACACACCACACGTACAGATGagaggatgaaaagagtaaaagCATGATAATAGTTACTATACTGTACTTATCCTTTAATTTAAATCAGCATTTGAATCCCCAAGGTGGACCAAGGCTATCAGATCAGAAACCATAAGCAGACAACCAATTCAGTAGCTAGTTGGACATATAAgatatccaaatatcatacacAACAATACtaataatgaataaataataataataataatggaaaaagaaaaagaaaaaggcttAGCAACTAAAGTGTGAATCCAAACCCTTTTTATCTTTCACCAAGCTTCTCAATAAAACCATTATTAACATGATATGTTTATTAATACAAGGGACTAAAGTTTATCACAGAAAAAGAAATACtaaaaactgaaacaaacaaTTCTGCAGAATAACTCAGCAGACGAACAATACCTGTCACTCAAAACCTTCTCTCTAAATGATATATTATGTCCCTTCTCATGGCTGTAGAAGCCTTGATTTCCACCTATAGAATGTTAGTAGTACCTTAGCATTCATCTAAAGGTTAAATTTTAATATGACGACATCATGAAGGTCAGAAAAGTTACCGTTGCTTATGGAACCACGCCTGCCATTGACTTTAATTGGTAACTTCCCAAAATCAATTGCAGCTTCTGCTTGATCAGCTGATTTGTCTTCAATTGGTGAGACAGACCTACCCGTCGAACTCATGGCTTTGGATCCAGAAAAATTTCCCTTCCTTTCCAGTTTTTCTAAATCTCTGTCAAATTTTGATGTAGTCATAGATCTAGCATTTACATAACTAGTATGAGAATCTCTTGTGCTTGATAAGGATGACTGTTCTTCAATTGCTCCATAGTTAGACTTAGAGCCATTTTGACCACTGACTGCTGCACTAACTAGTTGACCTTGAAATAGAGAAGTTAAATTCAAATCATGTTGCCCTTGCATAATTGAAAGGTTAGTAGCAACTTCTTGATCTGGAATATGATTCAAAGGAAGATTTGAAGAGTGCAACTGATTGATTCCCCAAAAGGCATCATGAGGCTCAGAAGATGATATATGATACTGATACTCCCTTTCGGCCTGAATAGATTGATGATGGCCCAGTTTTCTATGAAGTTCCATCATAAGTCTTTTTGAGCTCTCCTCCTCAGTTCCAATTGATGTCCAAATGTCAGAATTTGCAGCAACTTCTGAAACCTTACTCCACCGATGACTTTCAGGATGCAGTTGTTGCACCCCATCTTCAATGCTGCTAATTTCCAATTGCCTATCTTTCCGAGAGAGGTAATCCATTGTTTCCGGGCGAGAACCATAAAAATTATCAGAAATTTGCTTACCTGAGAAAGAACCTAGTCGACCAGCAGGCAGAAAATTGAGATGTTGCTCTGGTGAATCTGGATGAAGGGGATGACCATTTACAGAATCCATTATCCCAGCAGCAACATGGGGAAGAGATATTGATCTTTCATATTCGAGAGAACTTGGTTCGTAAAATCCTTGCTCAAGCCTCTCCTTTAATGCATGTTTCCACCTAAGATGGTTTACATGCTCTTCCATTGAGGAAAGTCTCGGCTGTTGCTGGTAAAAATTTGGAGCATTGAATCCTAAAGACTGGGGCTGATGAAGAAGATCTAGATTTCGAGGAAGCTGACTGGATTCATCAGCAGACCAAGACCCACTCAAATGTCTTTCTCCATCCATTCCTAACTGCTGTTTCAGTGCCCAAGATAATTGTGCCTGCAATGGTTCTTGTTGAACATGAAACTGATTGGAATGGAGTACATTTCCATGGTTTGCCTGTAATAGGTCTAAATAATCCTTTTTTGGATCTTGAGGAGCATTCAAACCACCAATCTTTGCTCGAATTATCTGCTCCACTGCAGGATCAAGGTGCCTTGAAGGATGAGAATTCTGTAGCAGTTCTGGCAGCTGCATACTGAGCTGAACCTGCTCGAATATGTTGTCCATGACTGTACCCACCTTTTGCTGTCTACAACCAAAATCAGACATCTGATGCCGTAGCAATTGTTCAACAACCAACTGCTCCTGCAACTTTACTTGATGGTTACGAAGTTGCTGCTGCAGTAACTGATGCTGCTTCTGAAACTCCAACTGCCGTTGCTGTTGTTGGAGATCCAACTGCCGTTGCTGCTGGATGAGCTCCAACTGTCTTTGCTGCTGTTGAAGCTCCAACTGCCGTTGCTGCTGTTGGAGCTCCAACTGTCGTTTTTGCTGTTGAAGCTCCAATCGTTGCTGCTGCTGAAGCTCCAACTGCCATTGCTGTTGTTGAAGTTCCAACCTttgttgctgctgctgctgttgAAGTTCTATCTGCTGCTGTTGTTGAAGTTCTATCTGCTGCTGCTGTTGCAGCTGCAAGTTGAAAAGGTGAGAAGGGTTCTCCTCGATGCCAAATCTATTATTTGATAGGGTATGAGGAGAATTATTATGTTGCTGCAGTTGTCCTTTTTGCAAATTCTGCAAAATTTGGTGCTGTAGGTTAAAATCACAAAAGTCTAGCTCCCTCTTAGATGATTGATGATCAATGTTTGCATTAGTGAGTGCCTTTTTGCAATAATCATCAGAACATGACTCCACAAAAGGCATTTGATCAACCAGTGCACTGATGGAGCTTTGATTGGGAAAAGCAATGTTACTTTCCAAGAAAGGGTCCATGAACTGACCATGACCACCTATGCTTGAAGAAATATTAGATGGATGAGTACACCTTGACTGAGAGTTGCCTGTCAGCTCAGACATCAATAGGCCGAATGGATGCAAATTCTCATCCTGGTGAGTGTGGATGCTCTTTCCAGAGCATTCAATATCAAAAGATGGGTGACTAGAAGGATCAGAAACTAAATTCTGAATCTCTGCAGAATGTCCTATGAAAAGGTCACCACAGTTACTTCCAGGCCTTCCAGGTGGGAAACCTTCTGCATCCAAAAAGCAAGtataaaacaacaaacaaaGCAATCAAACtcataatacaaaaaaaatacaacatGAACACGAGAACCAAGGTTAAAGGTTAAATAACTTGCCTTCATCCAGAGAAACAAAATTTTGGAGCTTTTGATCATCTGAGTACATAATCCCAGGCTGAAAAGTATCATTTGATGCCCTTAACTGACCATCAATTCCTGAGACAGCCTCAAATCTAGATGCAGCCAATTGATGATCTTCCATGACACCAGAAGCACTGTCATGGTTGATAGCAAAATCAGGAGTAGATAATTCCAAGCATCCTCCAACAGTATCAGATAACTTACTACCAGTAGAGACAGACCCAGCTTTAAGATACAGCATTATTTCACCAAGTTCATGAAATGGTGATCCATCAAGAGCATCTGAAAAGCGAACCGGTAAATCCGTTCCAAAATAACCTTGCTCAAACCAGGTTAAGATATCAATCCCCAAATATGGGCCCTGTATAACCCCTTGAGGATCAAGATAACAAAATGATAACTCGTCTGCTGGGATAGCACTTCCTAGTGGATGTGCCTTGTCAATGCTCTTTATAGCAAACTCATTACGGCTTTTACATTGATGTCTAGAAGTGAACTCAAATGGAAAACCTGGATCATCAAAAAGCTGACTACCAATTTGGAAAGCATGTGCCTTCTCAATATCTTCTAGCTTTGGGTGCTCAATTTGAACCAAATCTGGCACTCGCTGATTCTCAAAACCCTTCTGTTCTACAATATTGTTACTGAGGCCAATCTCCTGGAAGATTCTGGAGTCCTCTTTCTTCAAAATGGCAGGCACTAAGCAATCACTTAAGGGTGGATTTGTTGTTTTAAGTTGATGTTCACTATCTTTAGGTGCATCTACTTCTGGAATACATATAAAAACAGAATGGGGGGGAGAGAGGATTAATTTTATCATTCTAAAATCTAAAAATCTGCACTCCACCCATAGTTAAAAACTTCAAATGATCACTTCTTACTCTCAGCAGTGGATACATATGACATCTCAGCCCGGCTACCACAGAAAGAATCAGTAATAGCAACTTTCCCAAAAGATTCAACAATTTCATCAGTCTCTACTGAGGAACGCCAATTTCTTTCACTTGTTGCCTCATCAAGGCCTGAACAAGAACAAAATCTTTTAGAATACTAAAAATGTATAGTACAGATTTCAAACAAAGTAGAACCATGCTTACCTCCAATATCATCATTAGATGCCCCATCACTGCTGCCAAGTTGGTTCTGTAATCCTCCACAGCTCGTGATTTTTCCCAGCCACAGATCTCCAAGGGCAGCCTGCAATACAATACCAGATAAAGCTGTGGTAATAATAAGTTAAATGTATATCCCTTACTGTGACATGTTTGATATACCTCTTCCTCTGCATCAGGTGCAACAAAAGCCAATGGCTCAATACCAACATTTTGTGTTATATTAATTACATTCTCCACTGCATCAGGCATGGTATCAAAACTTGGAAGAGTTATTTGCCAACGGTAAATGTCAAGAAGTTTTCCCCTCGGATAGCTGTAAGACAAATTCTTATCCAAGAAGATAGACCCAATAGCAGGAGCAGAAGGCTGTCTGCCCATTTGTATGTTTCCTTTAATTGATCTTCCTCGCCCAGCAGAAAACCGGACATTTGATCCCTCAACACGTCCTCTTTCTGTACCAAATCCTGGTGCACCTCGATAAGCAGTTGTTCCACCAGCATGAACTTCCATACGATGGCGTGGCCTCCACTTATCCCGAGATTCATTCTCATGATCAGAAGTTGTACGGCTTCCTGTAGCAGAAGGTAGCTTGTCTATCTGAGGATCTTCCTTCTCAACATCTGCCCTCTTCTCAGTCCGAGAATCCTTCTCTTTATCTTCAGGACCCCATCTTGATGACCACTTGCTGTCTCTACGAGATTCATGTACACAATTACGAGTACCACTGTCATGCCAACGATCTGAAGAAGATGTTGATTTACTGTCAGTAATGTCCCTTGACAACATGGAATCAGCACGACGTTCTTCTTTCCTACGATCTCTTCTACCAAGTAAGCTTGTATCCCTCTCCTCTTCACGCCACCGATGACTGTTTTCTATATCGGGTGCAGTTTTCATCCTCCTGTCCTTGATATCCTGAGATCCATCCAGCCACCAACCCTCTTTCAAACTGTTGTCCAAGGACTTCCCATGGGAACTCAGTGGACACAtttcctgttttttttttcaaaagaataaaataaatacaaagaaTCAAAACTATAAACACTAAATCCTTGTAAATGGAACCAATTGAgctaaaagcttaagctgatagttaaggcccaagaCCACTCGTCTAAGAGGctttgataccatgtcatggaaccaattgaactaaaagtttaagctaGTAGTTAAGGCACAAGAATAGTtgttatattaatctctgacaatcCTAAATCTTGGTGACCGAAATACTTGTAACAAACTGAGTCAAATATAAGATAATCCATCAGGAAGTATATAGAATCAAAGATATGTTAAAACCAACTAGTTTTCATATCAAGTGACTAAGAACTATTTAAGTATAGGGGCTTCTAGTTGTTAAAAAATAATGGTACAGCAACTAAGAGAGAACAGTGTGCCAACAAACCTACCTAGTTCCATTAGGGATCTACAGAACCAAACTGCAAACAAACCTTACTAAAAATTCCTTCTCATGCATCATTTATCTTGAAATGTTGCACACAACCAGCATGTCATAAAGTTTACAACTGGCTCTAACTATATACATAGTTCCTATTGTATGGCAGAGACGGAGGGGGAACTGCTGAAAGAGAGGCCAAAACCATAGTGCTGCAAGATTAGACAAACAGCAAATATTACAATTGCAACATGAAGCATCCAAATATGTATGGTATCTAAGTGGGTGTTTGGTTCGAAGTTCGGAGTCAAAATCGGAATGTCACTGAATCAGAATcgaaataattatttatttcttGTAATTTGGTTTAATCCGGAATCggaatctaattaattttaaatgtgTTCGGTTATATGATTGGAATTATAATTATACAAAgcttaataaataataatctcGTAACAATATAATATCTAACGTGGGAGTTGCATAATCAGTTTTTATCACTTAAAACTTAGATTGAGTAAATGTCAAATTTTTTTCTAATGTGGGAGATTTTTTaggagttaaaaaaaattattccttGGGAATCAAAGTGATTAACATAGATTGAGGAGGGAATCACTCATTCCCCctttaattggaatcttattcccATTCCATATCTATTTTAACCAACCAAACATTAGGAATTAGAATATTTCATTCTCATTACGATTCCATGGTGTCTTTTTATCTAAACAAACACTCCCTAATCGTATGCAGTCAACAAAACATGTTGATGTGAAGAGATGAAGGTATTCAGAACAATGTCACATGTTCTCCGGTTCAATGGAAGTAGATGGCAGAAAAttacataacaaaaaaaaaatgatgttgATATACTTTCAATAAGGATTATGTTGCATAATATCCATGTGAATCTCATTTTAGGGAATTATCATAATCATGCATACAAATAATCTGGCTTCTCCGAACATACTTGAAATGCACAAAATGGCAGAGGCTATGCCACCTTATCTCCACCCAAATACATATAAATTGACTTGATAGTAAAATGTTTTAGATCTGAACCTAATTCAAGATGACAATTCTATTAAAGGTACCTAATTGTGATACAGAAAAGAAATATAAGATCAGTCAAGATATTTGTATAGGAGTTCAATGGCATACCACCGATGCTCCAACATATGGTATCTTAGCATCAACTGGTTTAGCATAAAGCCATTGTGGAGAAAGAGGTATGCCGCTGTCTGAAGTTACTTGATCTGCAAATGCCAGATACATTATATGAAAATCAAGAACCAACAAATAGGAATGGAACGTGCACATCAAAATTGACAAAGGATACAGTACTCTGAAAAACCAAGAAAGTTGAAGGAGCTAATAATATCAGGCATGAATTACTTTAAAGTCACAATGAGACTACCTTTCGAATCATCTAGTGAGCCCATTATTGCCTCGTCCACGACAGTCCCTCCACCCCAAACTTCATCTAGCAATTAAACAAAGGATAGAGGCGAATTCATGAAATAATTAGAAGcataaaattgaaagaaaacaaacagCGTTCAATAAAAGAGCAGATAAGGTTACCTAATAGAGGATGAAAATAGGAGTATCAAAACATGATAACTTCAAAACCCCAAAACTGAAGCGGAATTGAATCCAcattaacaataaaaaaacaaaaatctacGGATGTACAAATGTAAATGATATATACTGATTGAGATCAGCATAAATAGATCAGCAAGTTCAATTAGAGAAAGGAATGCAACATCAAAATAACGAATACACCAAAACTAAGTATTAAATCTATTTATACCATTGGTGTTGGAGGAGAGGAGATCATCAGGTAGGTGAAGGTTCCCGTCAGCCATTCGGGGCAGAGGCCAACAGCAGAAACAAGCAGAATGGATATTGGATTTGGGCTTGGATTGGATTGGaattgaggaagagatcgcAGAGAAATAATGATGCAGATGAGATTGATAGAGTTTGGAATCGCCAGAGAGCTGCAGAAGACACCAAAGATTTCGGAATTGAAGAAAAGActcgagagagagagagagagagagagagagagaggtgagGCTTGGCCgcttgaggtgaaatgatcagAACATGAACACCCAAGGAGACTGAgttctttttattgttatgttctttcttttttttatgaaagaatATTGTTACCTATTCTAAGGAAGAAAATTTGTTGTACCAATTTTCCTATCTTTACATTTTTGTCCTGATCATAATtattttactttcttttattaatttaaaataaccatcaacatatttttttttatagcttGTCCGATTTTTCAATCCGAGACTCATAAGCACCGTTTAACTGGATTTTCTAGCAATTAAAATTTTCTTGGAATCTAGTTTAAGCGATTTGAGACTCTTAACTACTCAAATCAATCTTAATTGGTATAAATATCCGCATGTTAAGAATCGAATAAAAGAAATgtaaagaaataagaaaatgagCACACTAAATTTTCTTCCATGTTTTCATAATTGTTAgaggaaataaaaataaataaacaaaatttgtaatgttttatttatttttatattaaaaaatttagtttCCAAATATTGAGTGAATTtgtataagaaaaaaaatgtttactAGTGAACATCactaaataaatagataaaataattaaaaataaaagttaaactcccttttttaaaagaaaaatattcttAAGAAACAAACACAAACACTTTAGGAAGCAAACAACAATAAGCATAAAAACGAGGAGATGGAGCATAACATTCTCCCGAAATAGAATCGAAAACTGTCAATTGTGTTAACTTATGAGCATTCCTCAgacaatgaaaatgaaaataaatttctAAACGTTCACCGGTGAACCTTTTCCAATATAGACAAATTAAGACCATGATCATTGATTAAAAGGACAGGATAGAACAGTCCGATAAAATTTGAAGATGTGAGCCCAAAGAATCGCTTTCGCAATAGTGGGAGATAATGACCCCTAAATTGTAAGTAATGTTTAAACCCTCATTATTGAGTAAAATGATAGCCATATGATAAGTTAGAGCCACGAAAAGCAGCATCCATAAATAGAGAAACAACAAGCAAATGAGAATTTTGCAGAAAAGGCAGGTTGACACTAAGAAAGGAACGACATCGAGCTATAAATCACTTGCTCGACAAGAGAATTCCTTGCATTCCACAAAGAAATATTGATTTTGTCACACTTTGCAACCTTGAACCATTCATGCACATCTCGTCAAGTGTTTGCTTtcaataaaaatgaaatgaGAGCAGGATTCAACAggaaaattatattgaactcgAGAATATGGAACCAAAACCGCCTTTCACATGTCTATGAAAGGTGAAATCTTGAAGGTCCACAATGGATAACATAAATGAAGTTGAATCTTAAAGATGGTTTTTTAAGTTAATGAGGTCAATTCATATGTCTAGAGAATCTATTTGATCGGATAACATTCTTGGCAAGTTGTTCTAATGTATAGAAGATTGTCATCTCCAAACAGAAGGTGGGTAATTTCTGACCCATTCTATAACAATATCTATTGCACAAATTCGACACAACTCCAAGTTGGTGAAAAGCCCAAATAATTAAGCATTCTCTAGAGAAAGCGCCATTCTAATTGTGAGCCATGCCAAAAACTCGAGCTGGGTTTCCCCTTTAAGGGGAACCAATGAAGCTTTCATTTGTAGGTTTAAAATCCAGTTTTCACCAATTGTGCATGATTCGATTTTGGTAGAACTAACATTCGCTTCCAAAGAATAATGAGAGTCAACACCCAgtgttttcactatttaccATGAATAATCGGTATAATAGATATCATAATAGGACTACCATATCTTTCAAAGTACGAGTTTGTGGACGTTTTATCTACTTTATCTTAATTTAGTATGTCTTAAATATCGTTTAATTAGTTTATTTCATGAATTCTATTTTTCACTTTCACCCCTAAATAATTACTATAATACTGATGTGACAAATAGATGAATTATTAACAATTTAGAAGTTGGGTCTCGAATTTATTCAAGCATTTATGTGATGTAAACACCGCGACAGAATAATGTAATGATAAATGAATTCAATGGATATCATTAATGAACAAATGCAAATGGATAATGAATGAAAATATATTCACAAATGGGATTAAATATCAAGATAACGATAAAGATAATATAAATCTTATCacataagaaacaaaataaaatcatatttaCTTATTcaaattaccaaaaaaaaaggtatatatgtatatatttacaCAATATAATGAAAAGGAGAAtgctatttttatttaaaaaatcatTAGAGAGCAAAGTATTTGTGAGAATTTCCTAAATATATTCAAGGAATGTTCTAGAACTTTGAACATACGTTATTACGTTCCGGAAGGTTATGGGAATAAAAATAGAATTTCTATCAATAACATACTATtttctataataaaaaaaactttaaaacccaattttgatgaagttttgattatgacaaaaattacaattaaggaatAGATCTCTCAAGTAATTAAAATTTAGAATTAAAAATTGTACTAACGATTTCatataaggattaaaaattgtacaAGGTGTATTAGGCTCCTTCTAAGAAAAAAGGCCTTTAGCGAACAAATTAAAAGCTCAGTTAGAAGCAAGCCCAAATCCAGAACCAGAAGCAAGTCTAGTCTAAAGTCAGAAGAAGACAACATCATCGTCTTCTTCAACAACTTGCCCTTTTTGGATAAAACGCAGAAGGCATAAATCTCTACCATTAACCCATCTATCTCTGCAATCACCAAAATGGAAATGCTACAGTTAGTTTACGCTTGTAAGATCAAAAACCAGAAGAAGATCACTGGATGAAGCTTCTCAACGGTTAACGGTCTTTTGAAGGTAGAAATGGCTAGTTTCCTTTTTTGGCAAAACAGACAGAGCAACCAGCAGCTCCAGAGAAGAACAAAGGATGTTGCT
The window above is part of the Euphorbia lathyris chromosome 3, ddEupLath1.1, whole genome shotgun sequence genome. Proteins encoded here:
- the LOC136224376 gene encoding uncharacterized protein isoform X3; the protein is MADGNLHLPDDLLSSNTNDEVWGGGTVVDEAIMGSLDDSKDQVTSDSGIPLSPQWLYAKPVDAKIPYVGASVEMCPLSSHGKSLDNSLKEGWWLDGSQDIKDRRMKTAPDIENSHRWREEERDTSLLGRRDRRKEERRADSMLSRDITDSKSTSSSDRWHDSGTRNCVHESRRDSKWSSRWGPEDKEKDSRTEKRADVEKEDPQIDKLPSATGSRTTSDHENESRDKWRPRHRMEVHAGGTTAYRGAPGFGTERGRVEGSNVRFSAGRGRSIKGNIQMGRQPSAPAIGSIFLDKNLSYSYPRGKLLDIYRWQITLPSFDTMPDAVENVINITQNVGIEPLAFVAPDAEEEAALGDLWLGKITSCGGLQNQLGSSDGASNDDIGGLDEATSERNWRSSVETDEIVESFGKVAITDSFCGSRAEMSYVSTAEIDAPKDSEHQLKTTNPPLSDCLVPAILKKEDSRIFQEIGLSNNIVEQKGFENQRVPDLVQIEHPKLEDIEKAHAFQIGSQLFDDPGFPFEFTSRHQCKSRNEFAIKSIDKAHPLGSAIPADELSFCYLDPQGVIQGPYLGIDILTWFEQGYFGTDLPVRFSDALDGSPFHELGEIMLYLKAGSVSTGSKLSDTVGGCLELSTPDFAINHDSASGVMEDHQLAASRFEAVSGIDGQLRASNDTFQPGIMYSDDQKLQNFVSLDEEGFPPGRPGSNCGDLFIGHSAEIQNLVSDPSSHPSFDIECSGKSIHTHQDENLHPFGLLMSELTGNSQSRCTHPSNISSSIGGHGQFMDPFLESNIAFPNQSSISALVDQMPFVESCSDDYCKKALTNANIDHQSSKRELDFCDFNLQHQILQNLQKGQLQQHNNSPHTLSNNRFGIEENPSHLFNLQLQQQQQIELQQQQQIELQQQQQQQRLELQQQQWQLELQQQQRLELQQQKRQLELQQQQRQLELQQQQRQLELIQQQRQLDLQQQQRQLEFQKQHQLLQQQLRNHQVKLQEQLVVEQLLRHQMSDFGCRQQKVGTVMDNIFEQVQLSMQLPELLQNSHPSRHLDPAVEQIIRAKIGGLNAPQDPKKDYLDLLQANHGNVLHSNQFHVQQEPLQAQLSWALKQQLGMDGERHLSGSWSADESSQLPRNLDLLHQPQSLGFNAPNFYQQQPRLSSMEEHVNHLRWKHALKERLEQGFYEPSSLEYERSISLPHVAAGIMDSVNGHPLHPDSPEQHLNFLPAGRLGSFSGKQISDNFYGSRPETMDYLSRKDRQLEISSIEDGVQQLHPESHRWSKVSEVAANSDIWTSIGTEEESSKRLMMELHRKLGHHQSIQAEREYQYHISSSEPHDAFWGINQLHSSNLPLNHIPDQEVATNLSIMQGQHDLNLTSLFQGQLVSAAVSGQNGSKSNYGAIEEQSSLSSTRDSHTSYVNARSMTTSKFDRDLEKLERKGNFSGSKAMSSTGRSVSPIEDKSADQAEAAIDFGKLPIKVNGRRGSISNGGNQGFYSHEKGHNISFREKVLSDSTPSILTKGIDNTCYKRPPSTPALASHDGLSELAVVDQKSLMSRPPNVSEKRHESEGNVEANSMRKTKASAKKEMRFRRSSSYGDATVSETSFIDVLKKPVYSEADAAAISESFDGGSQAGRSGKKKGKKGRQIDPALLGFKVSSNRIMMGEIYRLQD
- the LOC136224376 gene encoding uncharacterized protein isoform X5, which encodes MGSLDDSKDQVTSDSGIPLSPQWLYAKPVDAKIPYVGASVEMCPLSSHGKSLDNSLKEGWWLDGSQDIKDRRMKTAPDIENSHRWREEERDTSLLGRRDRRKEERRADSMLSRDITDSKSTSSSDRWHDSGTRNCVHESRRDSKWSSRWGPEDKEKDSRTEKRADVEKEDPQIDKLPSATGSRTTSDHENESRDKWRPRHRMEVHAGGTTAYRGAPGFGTERGRVEGSNVRFSAGRGRSIKGNIQMGRQPSAPAIGSIFLDKNLSYSYPRGKLLDIYRWQITLPSFDTMPDAVENVINITQNVGIEPLAFVAPDAEEEAALGDLWLGKITSCGGLQNQLGSSDGASNDDIGGLDEATSERNWRSSVETDEIVESFGKVAITDSFCGSRAEMSYVSTAEKVDAPKDSEHQLKTTNPPLSDCLVPAILKKEDSRIFQEIGLSNNIVEQKGFENQRVPDLVQIEHPKLEDIEKAHAFQIGSQLFDDPGFPFEFTSRHQCKSRNEFAIKSIDKAHPLGSAIPADELSFCYLDPQGVIQGPYLGIDILTWFEQGYFGTDLPVRFSDALDGSPFHELGEIMLYLKAGSVSTGSKLSDTVGGCLELSTPDFAINHDSASGVMEDHQLAASRFEAVSGIDGQLRASNDTFQPGIMYSDDQKLQNFVSLDEEGFPPGRPGSNCGDLFIGHSAEIQNLVSDPSSHPSFDIECSGKSIHTHQDENLHPFGLLMSELTGNSQSRCTHPSNISSSIGGHGQFMDPFLESNIAFPNQSSISALVDQMPFVESCSDDYCKKALTNANIDHQSSKRELDFCDFNLQHQILQNLQKGQLQQHNNSPHTLSNNRFGIEENPSHLFNLQLQQQQQIELQQQQQIELQQQQQQQRLELQQQQWQLELQQQQRLELQQQKRQLELQQQQRQLELQQQQRQLELIQQQRQLDLQQQQRQLEFQKQHQLLQQQLRNHQVKLQEQLVVEQLLRHQMSDFGCRQQKVGTVMDNIFEQVQLSMQLPELLQNSHPSRHLDPAVEQIIRAKIGGLNAPQDPKKDYLDLLQANHGNVLHSNQFHVQQEPLQAQLSWALKQQLGMDGERHLSGSWSADESSQLPRNLDLLHQPQSLGFNAPNFYQQQPRLSSMEEHVNHLRWKHALKERLEQGFYEPSSLEYERSISLPHVAAGIMDSVNGHPLHPDSPEQHLNFLPAGRLGSFSGKQISDNFYGSRPETMDYLSRKDRQLEISSIEDGVQQLHPESHRWSKVSEVAANSDIWTSIGTEEESSKRLMMELHRKLGHHQSIQAEREYQYHISSSEPHDAFWGINQLHSSNLPLNHIPDQEVATNLSIMQGQHDLNLTSLFQGQLVSAAVSGQNGSKSNYGAIEEQSSLSSTRDSHTSYVNARSMTTSKFDRDLEKLERKGNFSGSKAMSSTGRSVSPIEDKSADQAEAAIDFGKLPIKVNGRRGSISNGGNQGFYSHEKGHNISFREKVLSDSTPSILTKGIDNTCYKRPPSTPALASHDGLSELAVVDQKSLMSRPPNVSEKRHESEGNVEANSMRKTKASAKKEMRFRRSSSYGDATVSETSFIDVLKKPVYSEADAAAISESFDGGSQAGRSGKKKGKKGRQIDPALLGFKVSSNRIMMGEIYRLQD
- the LOC136224376 gene encoding protein ESSENTIAL FOR POTEXVIRUS ACCUMULATION 1-like isoform X7 → MADGNLHLPDDLLSSNTNDEVWGGGTVVDEAIMGSLDDSKDQVTSDSGIPLSPQWLYAKPVDAKIPYVGASVEMCPLSSHGKSLDNSLKEGWWLDGSQDIKDRRMKTAPDIENSHRWREEERDTSLLGRRDRRKEERRADSMLSRDITDSKSTSSSDRWHDSGTRNCVHESRRDSKWSSRWGPEDKEKDSRTEKRADVEKEDPQIDKLPSATGSRTTSDHENESRDKWRPRHRMEVHAGGTTAYRGAPGFGTERGRVEGSNVRFSAGRGRSIKGNIQMGRQPSAPAIGSIFLDKNLSYSYPRGKLLDIYRWQITLPSFDTMPDAVENVINITQNVGIEPLAFVAPDAEEEAALGDLWLGKITSCGGLQNQLGSSDGASNDDIGGLDEATSERNWRSSVETDEIVESFGKVAITDSFCGSRAEMSYVSTAEKVDAPKDSEHQLKTTNPPLSDCLVPAILKKEDSRIFQEIGLSNNIVEQKGFENQRVPDLVQIEHPKLEDIEKAHAFQIGSQLFDDPGFPFEFTSRHQCKSRNEFAIKSIDKAHPLGSAIPADELSFCYLDPQGVIQGPYLGIDILTWFEQGYFGTDLPVRFSDALDGSPFHELGEIMLYLKAGSVSTGSKLSDTVGGCLELSTPDFAINHDSASGVMEDHQLAASRFEAVSGIDGQLRASNDTFQPGIMYSDDQKLQNFVSLDEEGFPPGRPGSNCGDLFIGHSAEIQNLVSDPSSHPSFDIECSGKSIHTHQDENLHPFGLLMSELTGNSQSRCTHPSNISSSIGGHGQFMDPFLESNIAFPNQSSISALVDQMPFVESCSDDYCKKALTNANIDHQSSKRELDFCDFNLQHQILQNLQKGQLQQHNNSPHTLSNNRFGIEENPSHLFNLQLQQQQQIELQQQQQIELQQQQQQQRLELQQQQWQLELQQQQRLELQQQKRQLELQQQQRQLELQQQQRQLELIQQQRQLDLQQQQRQLEFQKQHQLLQQQLRNHQVKLQEQLVVEQLLRHQMSDFGCRQQKVGTVMDNIFEQVQLSMQLPELLQNSHPSRHLDPAVEQIIRAKIGGLNAPQDPKKDYLDLLQANHGNVLHSNQFHVQQEPLQAQLSWALKQQLGMDGERHLSGSWSADESSQLPRNLDLLHQPQSLGFNAPNFYQQQPRLSSMEEHVNHLRWKHALKERLEQGFYEPSSLEYERSISLPHVAAGIMDSVNGHPLHPDSPEQHLNFLPAGRLGSFSGKQISDNFYGSRPETMDYLSRKDRQLEISSIEDGVQQLHPESHRWSKVSEVAANSDIWTSIGTEEESSKRLMMELHRKLGHHQSIQAEREYQYHISSSEPHDAFWGINQLHSSNLPLNHIPDQEVATNLSIMQGQHDLNLTSLFQGQLVSAAVSGQNGSKSNYGAIEEQSSLSSTRDSHTSYVNARSMTTSKFDRDLEKLERKGNFSGSKAMSSTGRSVSPIEDKSADQAEAAIDFGKLPIKVNGRRGSISNVHLLY